GCAGtggtaaatacattttcagactCAGTTTTTCCACTCCAAGCTTCCTGATTTCTCTCTTTagtgtttctttttctcaagAGTTTTTTTGGCAGTGAAAAATTACATGCTCCACCGATTCCTCTATTTGACAGTGATCACATAAACATGAGGGAGGTTTGCCTATTAAGTGTGGTCTATTGAGTCTGGTATGTCCTACTCCTTTGCTTCAGATTTACTGAGTGAGCTGTCTATGATCTTGTGCTTCAGTGCCTGTTTTTCTAACCTTGCAGCCAAGCAAGGTTGGCACCTTGCTTGGctgcctctgccatcagtgtatgaatgtgtgtgtgaatgggtgaatgtggcatgTAGTATAGAGctctttgagtggttggaagactataaaggcactatataaatgcagtccatttaatGCTGTTGCAATTGCCATCATCTCGACTGTGTAAACGGATGAATGATCTAATCTCTGTATTAGGATCCTTGGGTCCATTTGTGTATACTGGAACAAATACATGATATAGTGTTTATAATATAGTGTCTCTAACCAAAACTGCAATATTTCCAAAACCTTTATGCACCCTAACCCTTTCCCAATCTACTATACAAAATGTGATGCAATATGGCCCCACTGCATGATACTAATGTCTTTCTGTTCAGTTTAAAGAAAGATTGTCTGTTGGGAATATGGTCAAACACTTTAGCCAAGTTTTTACACTGCATACACCAATATTGTCTCTGGCTAGTAGCATCACTGCTGACCCtcccatgttttattttgagtcTGGGACTCCTACAGGTTAGACTGAAAAGATTACAGACTATTTTGTTCCTCGGCCTGTCAAATCAAAAGGCTAGATTCTAAGGTGGCCCAGCGTAATGTTACACCAAAGATGTAATGCACCCAGCTGGTGTGTTTCACAACCTTTCTACTTGTGTGGGTCAAGCAATGCACTgcagcaacatgtttttaatatgtcaCTGTAACAAATGTTTGTAGTAttgtttttatatacagtactctGCAAAAGTTCTAGGCACTAAAAGTGAGGCTGCTTTCAAAAGTAATGCCATTAATAGTTTTGATTTATCAACTAaattcatacaaagttcagtagctctgtgggggccataccatcAATATAGTtatttatgactctggctgtatgtttgggatcattgtcatgctgcagaatacattAAGAACCGATCAGACAGCTCTCTGATGGTATGGCATGATGGATAAGAATCTCAACATCTAATGGGCCTAAAATGTTTGCATAATGCTGTCTGTGAAAGTGTTTGTCGTGTTCAGAACAAAGTCAAATCTAATATAATTTTGAGCACTGACATATTACTCATGATGAAGTTCATGATAATTAAGGTTGGAACACACCTCAATACAATCAACAGAACAGACACGAGCCAAAATTCAGCATCCTGAAAACAGGACAAAACTCAGATTTATTGGTTTACAAAGTACACAAAATTCCTTCTATATTCATATATCATTTATAGAATGACTTCCGTCATTTGTGCATCATAATGCAGTTTTAACATTAAGACTCAACATCAACAGGTGTACATGcatcattaaataaacaaaaacacattggtATTAGAACATACAAAATTGCATAACTCATCCTACCAgcattgtatttaaaaaaaaaaaaaaaaaaaaaaaaaaaaaaaaaggactaagAACAGGTTAGACAAGCagtaaacagagagagggaataTGCTTCGGTTATGCCTACCcacttttaaaaatcaaattcaacatttttttttttttttttactattcaGATGAAAAAGCAAAGTCATGCTTTGTTTTCTgaacacagtgtgctgtctgcacacagacacacagtggagTGCATACAGCAAGTAGTGGAAGAGAGGGGGGTCATATACATCAGAACAATACTGTGGTCCcaaacactgaaacaataaCACCACCCTGAGCCAAAATATAAGGACAGCTCCAATTTCAGAACTACATTAACAAAATGCATAGAAAAGTCTGATTTGAATGGTTGGTTAACAAATGAGTCAGCAGGGAGAGGACATAAAGGGAAATAAACATGACCTAAGTATGTACATCCAAACAATAGTAGAGCATTATTATTACAtcgttttgttgctttttttcttcttttgtttcaagCTCAAGGTTGTTGGTATGTTTGTGCTGAGGTAACGCTTCTCCAGCTGAGGACTGTTCTGTCTTCACTTGTGTTCCAGTCGCAGCAGCTGCTCCTTACCGTTAATGGTTAATGACCGCAGCTGCCcatcctcctccacctccacccgCTCCTGACCGTTCTCCACAATTCTGGAAGAGAagaacagaaggaggactgaAACCAGGCTTCACTTACACACAAAGCCTATAAAATGTAGGGGAAATGGAGCTTGGCTAAAAGAGAACTGACATGAAATCTGAAACATTGCTGACCTTATTTATCTGCTACAGTGACtgcttttggtctttttttatgTATGCTCCTTATGGCCTTTGTTGATCTTTGTGCGTCAAGGCAggcattttaacatgtcaaAGCACAGGTGCGATTAATAATACTAATTATGGCTGAATCCTATTTATACCACTTTCAGACAGCAGACACAGTGAATGACACGGGTGTACTCCCATTCATGACAGCGGTCACCCTGCTTCTCACTGCTTGCAGGCTCCAGTCTGCTGTGTAGCTCATACACTTCACTGATGAACCTGAGAATTAGCACAcactctatttctctctctcacatacttTTTGTCAGTGAGTCCGTTACAGCATATTGCtccaccatgacaaaaaaatatttgctcagtttcttgATATAACAAAACGTTCTCAATTTAATGAGAaaaccttttcattttctctttataacaagaaaaacaacccGTTATATTATGCAAGTTATGCAGCACATTGCTGCTCTTTATGTGCTGATTTCTTTTCTGGTATACAACTGGTCCTCATATTCTGAATAATCACAGACAGGATGGTAATATTCTAAGGGAGAACTGTGTGCTCACTACTTTTCACTCACTGTTAATGAAGAACTGCTAAAGTACAGATGTCAGTCTGTATTTTAGCACAACAAAGCACTGCTTGAACTGCTTGAACTGCTTTTCACTTTCCATGTAACTTAACTGCTGTTGCATGTGTGCTGCCAtggttacatacagtatacgcTGTTTATGCAGATCACTTTCTTGACAAttcaagtccaatattcatgttCAATATTCCTTTACACCCCAATTAAATATGGAAAGGTTACTGATTAAATGGGGGGTGAGGGTAAATAGCTGTCTACATGAGCAGTTAGCATCATCTTTACTTAGCTCTGACTGTCATTTCCCAGAGATGTGTCCACAATAGCAAAGAAAACATAAGATGAATGTATATCACAACATTATGTAGAAAAAGTCAGATGCCAGTGAGTGTGATGTTCTACTTCCATAGTATCTACCTTTTAGTAGTGATCTTCCTGCCGTTGATGATCTTGGTGGAGGTGGATACAGAGCGGAAGTTGCCCatgcctccacctccaccaccacctcccccaaaggaggaggaggagaaggaggtaAAGCCTCCACTTCCCAGACTGCCCATAGTTGTCATGTGACCCATGTGACCCATATGACCCATGGTGTTCATGGAGCCAAAAGAACCAAAGCCTGAGATGAAGAGGACAGAGAAAGTCTCATTTCAACTGTTGACAGGCTCATTCTGCGCTGGTAAAATGCAACATcttatgttatttttgtttattctttgGTGGATTTCTTACCTGGATCAAAAGGTGAGAAGCCAGCACCAAAGGGAGGAAACCCAACAAAGCCCCCAAAAAATGAGCCGCCCGTCCGGCTGCGATTTGCCCGACTTTGGTGCCGTCGCCCACTGCCAAAAAATGGATCATCACTAAATGGATCTGCACCTGAGTGatcagagcagaggagagacaggtggtggtggtggggaggggggggacaaAACTTGAGCAGGAAATCGGAAACATTAAGGCAGGCAGAAGCTTTTCTAATCTGCATTTTGGCTTAAAAACACCAGCATACTTAATGTTGGACCAATTTATTTACATATGAGTAGAAGGATGTACCAAAAAAGTCTGCAAATGGGTCTCTGCCTCCAAAGAATTCCCTGAAGACGTCCTCTGGGTTGCGGAATGTGAATGGTTCGTGGAAATGGTCTCCATTGTGGAAATGGCCCCctgaaacatcatcatcatcatcatcatcatgacaaTGAAAACTGGTGTTattttcatccatccattcccATCTCCATCTGTTCCATTCAACGTCAAACTATGCTTCTGCTGCAGTGTTCAAACACCAGCAGCCGACACTGGCAGGACTGGACACACTCCCTCAGGTGACCCGTCAGTGGTTATAGTTGATGGAACTTTTGATGGATCTTTTCTAAGTATGACTGACAGACCCCATTTTACTTTCACAGATATCTTAACTAATATAATTGTTTCTCCAATAGGTTTATATTTGTTGATGCAGCCTcccttttcattctttttcttcctttgacTGTGTTGCCTTTTCTGTTGTAGGTTTCAACACTAATTCTAGCTAATTATTAGCATGAACTTGCCTGCATtctcaaaaaaatgtttgggCAAGTAATATAttactgttttctatttttctatgtaTTCTTCTATATGATGGTTGTTATGGTAACTTTTTAGATTACTTatgtgatttatgatttatattTGATTCAACTTTTGAAGTGTTCTATTTCATATGAGTCTATATAATATTGATGTTGTTTCAAGTTGTTTTTGCCCCTTTCTCAGAGGAATGTTCTGTTCCACATGTGGGAGCATCAGACAGTGTTGTCCAGCTCTGTCCTGATTGGTTCAGCTTGGGAGCAGACTGACTCTCAATCATGCAGATCACAATCACCTGAgtgctgaatgtgtttgtgcCTACATATTGTTTGTCTTGCTCTGTGATGGTGATTTGACAATGCCTGACGAAGATCTCTGGTAGATTGAAACATTGCTCAATTAAATTTGCTGGGGGCTACTAGTACAGTGTgcggatcttttttttttctgatttttaccTCTATGTGATTTTTGATCAAGCACCTGTGAAAGTTTTTGTATTCCTTTTTGTACCTGATGTATTTGAAACGTATCTTAAGCTGTGTTCCTAGCCACTGGAATCATTCTATGAAGCCTTCACTAAATGTCACAGGTTGTCACTGATTGGTTGCCAAGCTTCAAAAGGGCGGGTCTTACCTAATTTGAGCCTGTCAGAGGGTAGACGCCCAAGGAACAAGAGTTGAAACATGAATGCACGAGAGCAGCGTGCTACTGATAATGATAGCAAGGAACTCTTTTTGAGATCATGGTGGACATTGAATGATAACCCTCATTAGTAGTGTAATCGAACACAGTTGATCTGTGATCTGTATGGATCGCCCCCCAGGGTTCAGCATGCATGTGAGCCGCGGATtgattgcaaaatttaatgtctcattggagacagaataaacaaactgctgtaagaacaagtcatggacagacagcgtgccgctaacagggattttgaagagcaacaaccaaaccagcatctaacaggcacagtgacatctgcaggtatgtttacacgctgtttaatgtgctgcagctgagcagataattagctatctagctgctaacttatgttagcagtgcactttcccctggtgaatgtttgtttgatgcTCTTTCAACAAGTAAAGCTGCTGGACaagacatgttcatgtttgtaagttttcatcaagttttgatgacgTGCACACAGgatattgtttcattcactaccatgtttaaaggaggaaggtatcatgcctcatattgcactTTAACAATTGTTAAATACTTtgtatattttaagattttatttaaacattggacatcttgaatgttgttttcataaaagaccatgggcaaaagttccttgctttaagagttttacagaataaatggaaagcaaagttatatttgtctccctttttttttgctgatcagaaacagtgacagcagatagtttttttatttatttattttatctgccATCACTGAATCTTCCCAGTAAAACATTCTGTAATTCTTCCATAAGGCCATATTCCGACCAAATCTGGTGTTGCGGCACACtgctgcagggttgtgtggaggtttGTGGGGGTGTGGGCTTGTTTGAGCTCTACAACATAACTGCTGTGAGACAATCAGACAATAACgctttattgatctgattcactagctttctcgctaccaccacttcctctcttcattcactctctagctcgctcaaccacagctgctctctctctcctgcatgTACTCTCAgatccctctttctctttttctcatctttttaaaaatcagtcaagaagccgacagcaaagtataactttacttttaatgttatcaaacaaagagaaatgtcctcccctcctcctagtaaTGTCTGCAGCCTAAACGCaactacccccattcaaatgaatgggaggactggcgttttcgctgcaccgcctgatttggtctgaatatggccttaGACACAGGTTTTCTGCTGGAATAAACTGTAAATGAGTCCTGTTTAATAACAGAGCTGTGTGCAGCTGATGAACTTATACTTTCATCTGAAGTCTGTTAAATCTGATCCATAGTCAAAATCAAtcttacatacagtacatgcatctGTGCTCAGCTAAGACATTATTAATGCTACTGGTAAGTTTTGAGCTTTTCTAAAAAGGAGCGCTTACCTCTTCCTCCGTTGTTCCCTGTGAGTCCTTCTTTGCCATAGCGATCATATATGCTCCTCTTGTTGACTGCAAGGGGAAATTGAAAAAATCTCAATGTAGAACAACAAGAGAGAATACAACCAATAAGTCAGATGCATGAGGGATACTGTGTTTCATTTGAACTCAGACCATGTGTTATCTATTAGCTTCATCCCATAACCTACTGTGCAGTATTTCACTGCTTTCTGTTGTACATTCGCAGGCTTGTACAGAAAGTTGTGATACAAACCATCTGACAGGACTTCATAAGCCTCTGACAGCTCCTTGAACTTCTTCTCGGCCTCTTCTTTGTTCTCTGGGTTTTTATCGGGGTGCCACCTCAGGGCCAGTTTTCTGTACCTGCatgaggacagagggaggatgaTGGTTGCTAAATAGGACTCCActgttacaaataaaatactgtgcttattaacattttatctaGCTGTCATGATACTGCTACCTGCTGAAGCCGAGGCAGAGCAAAAGGGCGATTTTGTTTCTGTAACCCCAATTATAATTTTCTCACCTTGTCATTAACTGTAGAACTTAAAACCACACAGTTTTTAAATCATGCGTGGGCGTCTGTGCTTTTTGGTCCTGTCATATTGTAgtatttgttgttctgtttcataTTGACTGGctcatttttatatcatttattcaGTGCACCCGACTTTTGCAGgtgtttttaaatcattataTGAATAAAGTGTCAAACGCATAGCTATTCCATGGCAGACCACGCATTGCAAATGCCTTCAAAATCCCTCAAGTGGCTTTTTTGTTGTTCCATCAAcactataataataatgataataatgataatgataataataataataataataataatgataatgagtTGTAGCATTCATATCTTTTTATCCTTAACTGTATGGTGCCAAACATTGTAATTCAACTACTATTCAGTTGTTTTATGCCCCTGACATTATAATCCCTaagattttcattatcaatcagCATTCAAGAGTATGCTATTTATTCTTCAGCTATTGCTGAAAAATTCTGGGACTTACAGGCAACAATGCAGCATTAATGTTACTGTCTGTAACATTATCAGTTTGCATATGGGGCATGACACTGAATGTCAGCATTAGCTGATAGTAAAATAGCAGCAGGTTGTAAAGATGCTGTGAATCTTTTTTACATCTTCTAAGTGTTGGCAAAGACAAAGTAACTTCTTTATTTTGGATACAGTTATGATATAAACcctgtgaaaaatgttgtcattATGCAGTATCAATAATGATGCTTTTGGTATGTGGAATTTTGTTCACGTGCTGCAACCGGCTGTTAATTCAAGTCTGCATAAGCAGCATGTGCCATTGTGTGTGTTGAACTGGCACTATGCTGTTAAGTTACTCCTAATGCAAACCcatcatttcctgctgctgcttcacattaaatgTTCAACCTGTTGAACCACCAACggtggcttttattgtgaagcagccaGAGGAAACAGTGTATTTGACACAGAGATTAGTGCTACTTTGCTGTTCAGTAAAAATgactccacacacacagcaaaagttttgtgtgtatttgttgctAAATATTGCAAGTTACTGACCACAGTGAGCTGTCAAATAAAGAGGGCTTGATTTCTAGCCATAGGGGTCCATACATGTGTCATTTCCAACAAAACTGAGAGGCACTTGCTGTTATCACAGGTGTCACCGAATCAACCAGGACGGAAATCTGAAGGAGTAGAACTTAAAAAGCCTCTTGTAACGGGTGttacagatgaacatttaattaCATTGGGTCCTCATACCTTACTGTATTTTGCAAATTCCAATGTTAACGGGGAGGTtcatcacaaataaaataaagaatgtGAAAGCAAATTCATGTTATATTTGTAATAAATAGCTTCATTATGGACAATCCTTCAGAGTGTTTCCCCTGTGCTCATTCAGCAGTGGCGCACCACCGCTGCAGAACTGTGAGTGCTGCTGCAAAAAATTTCATACAATCGTTAATATCAacgggctactaatgattttcactcacacactgcgAGCACAATAACAGCCTACGTTATTGCcgaattgttttgagtcatcctccctctcttcgtAATGTGAGTGTGTAAAGTGAGCgtgcagagcagaggaaaaggtttgcagtaaatgtacagtacaggctacagtgtgtccattaataaatgctgcagctcctcatgACCAAAAAAAATACTCGTCTATGaaagggggttagccccgaagttagcaacaacgcATTAACCCAACCTGACCAcgctcacttaaggtggactgacctttaaggtggaccagcaattctcattttagtgtgaATCTCTAGCCGCTCTTTAACTAGAGAACTAGGGGGGGGAGCGCCATCCCCCTGCCaccccaaagcagtcaacctaggggaaaacactatatatgtataaatgatttgttgttgGCAATAAGCTTAACAGTGTTGAGTCTTACTTTAACCCTGTTAAAGATGAAAGACCTGAAAAATGTGTGGAATGCTCATAAataggttttttaaaaatgtcaatgaagGTGTGTGTGCTCATGAGGAACATCAATGAACACACAGGGGATCAAACTAGACACAGGAAGCCCTGCCCTTCACTCTCCAGAGCTGCAGATTGATTACTGACCCCGGTTAGTTTGAGCTCATTCAGTAGTTTCATTGTTAATGAACTTTCAGAGAAAAGGTAAGCAGCCAATAGAGGGTCATTCATTAGTGGAACGGCAGGCAGCGAGGGCTTTTTAGAAGGCAGCAAGGTGAAAGCATCACTGGGGAGATTTCTGCTTTACTGTTTCAGAGCATCAAAACTTGAGGTGAGGATTAGGATGGAGGAATAAACATGTCAAACTTATCAACTGACGATTTCTTTATGTCATCTGCAGAAGCATCTCTCCGTACTCCTAAAACCTGGTAGTAGTCCACCATGATGAGTGGATGAAGGGAGGAACTTCAATAAACTTGAAGAACCTGAAAGAATAAAACAGAGGCTGCTGATTACTGTCACACATAACAGAAGCTTTAAATGACATCTGACAGTCAAATGTCTACACTGATGTCAGTATTGTGAGCCACTCTGGTTTAGAGTTCCAGAAACTAATCACAAAATGATTGTCATAAACGATGACAGTACACAGCATcaaaaaaagatttacaatATTATAACTGACAATATCTAGTCATAAATATCTGCTGAGATGTGATTATAAACAACAGAGTTTGCAGCTTTTGTGTTCCATACGACAAGAGTTTGATCTGATTTAAAGCACAAGATTCATTTCACTGAGCATTACTGGTGTTACTGGATACTGTGCTAAGAACTTTTTCATGCTttataaaattgaattaaaGTAGATTTAATAAAGatcatttaatttcaaagtGAACACAGATTCCTCCAGAGTGATCTAGACTAATTACATAAGATTAGATTCATATAAAACTTGTTTGCATGAGTATTAGGGATGTCAGTTTTGGTTCATTTTGCTTTCAACAGACTGAAATTACaatacaaaattatttgtattcgaataaaagtttagttttagaaattttaagtgttacaataagtgttcatgaataaacaacCTTACGAAGGAGttccccacaccgggtcttgaactggagtctcccagatcataaaCGACTGTGcagactactgagctaaaactcatcaacaactttactcatcacctctaCCCATTTCTATACctataacacagagacagcacagcatgtaatgagtagggaggaacttcaaaaggcgattattgctttgtacttttcatttattgcctattttttacaatctaaatttgtggaaaggagaaggggaacaacaggttatggagagtccattgtgtcagtagctcagctttatctctggggaacacccccaactaCAGgagtgattaaaataaaataaaaaaaataataaaaataatccaaattagatgatgtgtgtcatgtagcaggttgatgtaacagcagagaagaggagagagactgcaatgataatgataaagataatgcaacactctgtgTAGAAGTCGGTTTTACACTggtactttatccattcaaaaagaatatctgatggTGAACACGTAACTGTCTAGCCATCAGTGGAGTGTGTATGCTAATTAATCTATAGACTGACAGGGGTCAAAAATATTCCTGGCAGTTAACTGTTGACATCCCTAATGAGTATTCATCCTCCCCAAGTCAGTATTTAGTAGATGCATCTCTGGCAACAATTACAGCTTTGATAGGTCTCTCTCCAGCATTGCCAACATTTTCCCTCATAAAGGACCTAGCAGTGCAAAGGCCCAATTGTATTTAAAGGAATTATCAGGGCCCGAGCACAAAAGTGCGAAGAACCTACTGTTTTTgaagagattattattatttgggcCTGAGTACAAAAATGCCAGGGGCCCAAGGGGCCCTTATTACTTACTTATTGGCTTATGACCCATTATAGTCTACTACTACTGTCATGGACTTGAATGTCTATGAGCTGGGTGATGTTCTCTGATCAGACTATAGCAGTTTAcaaatttttgaattttttcctctttttttctatcttaCTATCATatccccaggttgggaaccactggagtAAAGCATTGTGCaaaatgaagtgtaaaaacagaaatgcgCATGGTTATGCGTTTACCAAAGGGTCCTTTGTGGCTGCCACAAAGGACACTGCCACTGTTTGAGCCCAGCCTTGCTGAGAATGTGACAGAGACTCTGGTTCACTGTGTCTTTTCAGTTTGAACAGTGTCCAGAAGGAAGGAAGTGGAACTCTATCTTGAGTGAGcgatatcaacattcaagaaCCAAATCAGACATATTGATGAGTATTTTAGAGTCAATACTTCCAATACAACCAGTACTACACACTATGGAGAAACAGCTTTGATAAGATTATAAATGTGAATCTTCTTCAAACATAAGCCACTATGCTTACAGCCATCAAATgcattttcttcaggaaatgcttctctcattgtgttttctgtctgagcACAGCAGTATGGATGCTCCACATTGACATATTTAAGTGACCAATAACCGACAAGACTAGCAACTGAGTTATGCCTGATTTATTAGTACACATTACAATTTTAAGGTCAAATATATCGTAACTTAAGCTTTAAGAAATGTAAGACCtgaacatttaaacagaaaCGTAGACCTGACCTCCATCCCGCCTGTCTGAGCTCTGAGTGACGCTAGCTTGTTTATCTCTATGACCCTGAATGGCTGCTGCTACTTACCTGGCTAACATTAATGAAAACAGCATCAGCGTTAGGGGAAGTTATTTACTGCACGGCTTGAAGCTATAGTATGCCCAGCAATTCCCAATAACGAATATAACCTCTGAAAAGCTTTTGTTCGTGGCAGTGGGTGCTGCTCACCTTAGCGAATCTAACGTAAGCTGGTTAGAGCGTTAGCTTAGCTTCTGCACAACAGTAAACATCATTAGTCACATCAGCTGTTCTGTCAAAACAGTCTTACCCAATTCAAGTCCAGGCTTCCGTGATCTCAGGAGACGTGTAGGGCAGATAGGCAGTCTGTTATTTAGGTTGTGATAGAGGCTAAACAAGTTTATTCATGCCCAGTAGTCTGTAGATTCTTAGATTAAACGCAACGTCCTGTTACTGCCTTCTTCTTCACGTTATTCTTGTTTTCATGGCGGTTTATTTCAGCTCACAGAGGCAATACCGCCACCTATCAGACAGACTGTCGCAAAGGACGCAATATATACCGAGTGTATTATCTGTAAATAACTATCAGACCCAAtctaattctctctctctttctcaaaaCATTGATTAACACTGAGCAGGTGGCAGAAGATACTAAAGTTCGTATTGCAGTCAGTGTTGGTCAAGTTACTGAAAATTAGTAATTAGTTACGGTTACTACTTCTCTCAAAAAGTAACTCAATTGGTAATTACTTTACCAATTACTGCATCtaaaaaagtaattagttacCGGGGAAAGTAACTTTTGCGTTACTTTTAACACAAAAGTGTAACTTGTCCCAAaatctcagagttcaatccatTCGGTAAAGAgtccgttttgttttcccccAAATCcaaaatcagttcagttcaatctaatttcacaaacataaaagaaagacaactcgAAAGTCCCCTCCGCATTTTACCGCAGATCCACAACTCAAACCAGGGAGAGCAGCGAGCAGTTCAGTAACAGctattatttacaatatataacgTTGTAACTCCAGAGACTGATGTTTTACCACGAGTTGGCTAAAATGACGTGGACAACGCGGCTCTGGGACACAGTAAGGTCAgatgatgttgt
This sequence is a window from Thunnus albacares chromosome 12, fThuAlb1.1, whole genome shotgun sequence. Protein-coding genes within it:
- the dnajb6a gene encoding dnaJ homolog subfamily B member 6a, with product MVDYYQVLGVRRDASADDIKKSYRKLALRWHPDKNPENKEEAEKKFKELSEAYEVLSDVNKRSIYDRYGKEGLTGNNGGRGGHFHNGDHFHEPFTFRNPEDVFREFFGGRDPFADFFGADPFSDDPFFGSGRRHQSRANRSRTGGSFFGGFVGFPPFGAGFSPFDPGFGSFGSMNTMGHMGHMGHMTTMGSLGSGGFTSFSSSSFGGGGGGGGGMGNFRSVSTSTKIINGRKITTKRIVENGQERVEVEEDGQLRSLTINGKEQLLRLEHK